One window from the genome of Cyclobacterium amurskyense encodes:
- a CDS encoding calcineurin-like phosphoesterase C-terminal domain-containing protein: protein MFTIIPMLRSGILSALFLIQLSSFSSVLAQETVTGYVFEDRNNNAIKERNEKGIKGVAVTNGKEVSLSNEDGSYSLPANDDMIVSVIKPAGYAVPVDANNQPQFFYIHKPNGSPDTGEKRILPTGKLPKSVDFPLIAQEEDPNFSVLLFGDPQADDLTNAGYFEKAIISELIGGKGAAFGISLGDLGARNLFDNYIQSLGKIGIPWYNLLGNHDTNSYKEDKLSDETYEASFGPTNYALNYANAHFIILDDVITPNPSGQGSYIGGFRNDILEFVKNDLKHVSKDKLIVLAFHIPIYEFEKGPDQFREGDRQKLFNLLKGYQYTLSLSGHTHSQNHHFFTTEEGWPNAGIHHHYNPGATSGGIYIGPKDSYGTPSGIMRDGTPKGYAFLNITNNTYSYEYVPSGENDWKMSIHMPKIVPQAKKYRGEITVNFFQGTPRDSVKYRVDEGEWTALKLVPEYDKFLLDILHEWDHAEELPWGIRPSTALISSHIWSGRIPSDLPLGEHTVEVLAKDWLGRTYAAKKSFKIVPDNQ from the coding sequence ATGTTTACAATAATACCAATGCTACGTTCAGGCATTTTGTCTGCCCTATTTTTAATACAACTCTCCAGCTTTTCCTCTGTACTTGCCCAAGAAACTGTTACGGGCTATGTATTCGAAGACCGCAATAACAATGCGATCAAGGAAAGAAATGAAAAAGGCATCAAAGGCGTAGCGGTTACCAATGGCAAAGAGGTAAGTCTGAGCAATGAAGATGGAAGCTATAGCCTACCCGCAAATGATGACATGATCGTTTCAGTTATTAAGCCTGCAGGCTATGCTGTGCCAGTAGACGCCAACAATCAGCCTCAATTTTTTTACATCCACAAGCCCAATGGGTCACCGGATACAGGTGAAAAAAGGATTCTTCCCACGGGCAAACTACCCAAATCAGTAGATTTCCCATTGATTGCGCAGGAAGAAGACCCGAATTTCTCGGTACTCTTATTTGGAGATCCCCAAGCCGATGACCTTACCAATGCTGGTTATTTTGAGAAAGCCATAATTTCTGAGCTTATCGGGGGCAAAGGAGCTGCCTTTGGCATAAGCCTGGGTGACCTTGGTGCTAGAAATTTATTTGACAACTACATCCAATCACTTGGAAAAATAGGAATTCCATGGTACAATTTGCTGGGAAACCACGACACCAACAGCTATAAGGAAGACAAACTCTCAGATGAAACCTATGAGGCCAGCTTTGGCCCTACCAATTATGCGCTGAATTATGCCAATGCCCACTTTATCATATTGGATGATGTAATCACCCCCAACCCTTCCGGACAAGGCAGCTATATAGGCGGTTTTAGAAATGACATACTGGAATTTGTGAAAAACGATCTAAAACATGTTTCAAAAGACAAGCTTATCGTATTGGCTTTTCATATTCCCATTTATGAGTTTGAAAAAGGACCGGATCAATTCAGGGAAGGAGACCGACAAAAACTCTTTAATTTGTTAAAGGGCTATCAATACACCCTCTCTCTTTCTGGGCACACCCATTCCCAAAATCACCATTTCTTCACCACCGAAGAAGGTTGGCCCAACGCAGGTATTCATCACCATTACAACCCCGGAGCCACTTCAGGCGGTATTTATATTGGCCCCAAAGACAGCTATGGCACCCCTTCAGGCATAATGCGTGACGGCACACCCAAAGGCTATGCCTTTCTTAATATAACTAACAATACCTACAGCTATGAATATGTTCCTTCTGGAGAAAACGACTGGAAAATGAGTATTCATATGCCCAAAATTGTACCGCAAGCAAAAAAATACAGAGGGGAGATTACCGTAAACTTTTTCCAGGGAACACCTAGAGACAGTGTGAAATACAGGGTGGACGAAGGCGAATGGACAGCTTTAAAACTTGTACCCGAATACGACAAATTTTTGTTGGATATCCTACATGAATGGGACCATGCAGAAGAACTTCCATGGGGAATAAGACCATCCACTGCTTTGATCTCTTCCCATATATGGAGTGGCAGAATTCCTTCCGATCTCCCCTTAGGAGAACATACCGTGGAAGTTCTTGCCAAGGACTGGCTAGGAAGAACCTACGCGGCAAAAAAATCATTTAAAATCGTACCTGATAATCAGTAA
- a CDS encoding TonB-dependent receptor has protein sequence MKHIVTILLLLCLYGTALAQNTFTATIKDEESKEALFGVSVYFPQLEKGASSDIKGEVSIDEIPNGTYTILITHLGYESIKLEKSFPINQQEELTLFMEHGHEEMEEVVISSTRSSRTIEDIPTRVEVIAGEELAEKGNMKPGDIRMLLNESTGIQTQQTSATSYNSSIRIQGLDGKYTQLLRDGLPLYSGYSGGLSLMQIAPLDLKQVEVIKGASSTLYGGGAIAGLVNLISKTPGEDRELNFMVNGTSALGLDLSGFYSERYGKIGTTVFASYNKGTAYDPAGIGLTAIPEFERYTINPRMFWYLDEATEINLGFNFTTEDRLGGNMDYVAGKTESGYFESNETDRLSTQFDATHRFSDHSRIQLKNSISFFDRSIAIPSYVFSGKQVSSFSELNYVTFGDKMEWIVGANLWTENFDQRRGDPDNDLGFSNTTTGAFVQNTWNMAAQWTLETGLRGDYQSQYGAYLLPRFSLLYEPNERITFRTGGGLGYKTPTQFTEDTERLHFRNILPIDFSETSAERSTGINLDVNYKWPVTGDLSLSTNALLFYTQINDPMLLQSNNNGMYAFTQPKGYINTQGLEANMKWSYHDFKLFVGYTYADVNEHYDNEESEYPLVAKHRLNNVLMYEKHGNFWIGLEAYYFSPQKLSDGSTGKSYWIMGIMSEKKIGKYFSLFLNFENMLDTRQTRFDTIYTGNISDPQFRDIYAPVDGFVINGGFKLSL, from the coding sequence GTGAAACACATTGTCACCATACTGTTATTGCTTTGCCTTTATGGCACTGCTTTGGCACAAAATACATTTACCGCTACGATCAAGGATGAGGAATCAAAGGAAGCCCTATTTGGGGTGTCTGTTTACTTCCCACAATTGGAGAAAGGGGCATCCAGTGATATAAAGGGAGAAGTTTCCATAGATGAAATCCCGAATGGTACTTACACAATCCTAATAACGCACTTGGGTTATGAATCCATAAAATTGGAAAAATCCTTTCCCATCAATCAGCAAGAAGAGCTGACGCTATTTATGGAACATGGGCATGAGGAAATGGAAGAGGTGGTCATCTCATCCACAAGGAGCAGCAGAACCATAGAAGATATTCCTACAAGAGTAGAGGTTATCGCGGGGGAGGAACTTGCCGAGAAAGGAAATATGAAACCGGGTGATATCCGTATGCTTCTGAACGAAAGCACAGGGATACAGACCCAACAGACTTCAGCAACCAGTTACAACTCGAGCATTAGGATTCAGGGACTTGATGGGAAGTACACCCAATTACTTAGAGATGGACTTCCACTGTATTCCGGTTATTCGGGTGGTCTAAGTCTGATGCAGATTGCCCCTCTTGATCTCAAGCAAGTAGAAGTAATCAAAGGCGCTTCTTCTACACTCTATGGTGGAGGAGCCATTGCAGGCTTGGTAAACCTAATTTCTAAAACTCCCGGTGAAGACCGAGAGCTTAATTTTATGGTGAACGGGACCTCTGCTTTAGGCTTGGATCTTAGTGGTTTCTATTCGGAAAGGTACGGTAAGATTGGAACTACCGTATTTGCTTCTTATAATAAGGGGACGGCCTATGATCCAGCAGGCATAGGACTTACAGCTATTCCTGAATTTGAACGGTATACCATCAACCCTCGGATGTTTTGGTACCTCGATGAAGCTACGGAAATTAACCTTGGCTTTAACTTTACTACTGAGGATAGGCTGGGAGGCAATATGGATTATGTCGCCGGCAAAACGGAGTCCGGATATTTTGAGTCCAATGAAACGGATCGCTTGTCTACACAGTTTGATGCTACCCATCGTTTTTCCGACCATTCCCGCATTCAACTGAAAAACAGTATTAGTTTTTTCGATAGGTCCATAGCTATACCCAGCTATGTCTTTAGTGGGAAGCAAGTGTCCTCCTTTTCAGAACTGAATTATGTCACCTTCGGCGATAAGATGGAATGGATTGTAGGGGCTAACCTATGGACCGAAAACTTTGATCAAAGACGGGGCGATCCGGACAATGACCTGGGATTTTCCAATACGACTACAGGAGCTTTCGTCCAAAATACCTGGAACATGGCTGCACAATGGACCCTGGAAACTGGATTGAGAGGCGATTACCAAAGTCAATATGGAGCCTATCTACTTCCCCGCTTTTCATTGCTGTATGAACCCAATGAAAGAATTACTTTCAGGACAGGAGGGGGACTTGGGTATAAAACACCCACCCAGTTTACCGAAGATACAGAAAGGCTGCACTTCCGAAATATTCTACCTATAGACTTTTCGGAAACCAGTGCAGAACGTTCTACAGGGATTAATTTGGATGTCAATTACAAATGGCCCGTAACAGGTGATTTAAGCCTAAGTACAAATGCCCTACTGTTTTATACACAGATCAATGACCCTATGCTATTGCAGTCAAACAATAACGGCATGTATGCATTCACCCAGCCCAAAGGGTACATCAATACCCAAGGTTTGGAAGCCAATATGAAATGGAGTTACCATGATTTTAAGCTTTTCGTAGGGTATACCTATGCTGATGTTAATGAACATTATGACAATGAAGAAAGCGAATACCCTTTGGTGGCCAAACACAGGCTGAACAATGTATTGATGTATGAAAAACATGGGAATTTCTGGATCGGGCTGGAAGCTTACTATTTCAGTCCCCAAAAGCTTTCAGATGGCAGTACTGGGAAATCCTATTGGATTATGGGCATCATGTCTGAAAAGAAAATCGGAAAGTATTTTTCCCTCTTCCTGAATTTTGAAAACATGTTGGATACCCGTCAGACCAGGTTTGATACGATTTACACAGGTAACATTAGCGATCCTCAGTTCAGAGATATTTATGCCCCCGTGGATGGTTTTGTGATCAATGGAGGGTTTAAGCTTAGTTTATAA
- a CDS encoding ABC transporter permease: MKGIINALDKNASMRDENRRNPFWILVRKEVAGHIRSWRFIILLVLIVLTFWGATAVAMNNIKDTVAKVKDMESLFLYLKILTTTEGTLPPFHVFLNFLGPLLGISLGFDAINSEQQNGTLTRIMAQPVYRDNLLLSKFVSSLLLVGTLLLSLSLLMIGGGMLITGVMIEVEELVRILCFMLLCTVYVGFWLGLSILLSIVFKQASTSALTAIGIWLFFTVFYQIVINMVVTMLTSGSGELSQMQVMHLNEMILNFLRLAPSQLYADATTTLLMPSVRSLGPVTMEQMAGAIPSPLSIRDSLLIVWPQLTGLIAATLLCFAFSYYLFMRREIRT, from the coding sequence ATGAAAGGAATCATAAATGCGTTGGATAAGAATGCTTCTATGCGCGATGAAAATCGGCGAAACCCCTTTTGGATATTGGTGAGAAAGGAGGTCGCTGGTCATATTCGCAGTTGGAGGTTTATTATTTTATTGGTACTTATCGTGCTTACCTTTTGGGGGGCAACTGCGGTGGCCATGAACAATATTAAAGACACCGTGGCAAAGGTCAAAGATATGGAAAGCCTTTTCTTGTACCTTAAAATACTGACAACTACAGAAGGGACATTGCCACCGTTTCATGTTTTTCTTAATTTTTTAGGCCCCTTATTGGGAATCAGCCTTGGCTTTGATGCCATTAATTCGGAACAACAAAACGGTACATTGACACGGATTATGGCTCAGCCCGTTTACCGTGACAATTTGCTTTTGTCCAAATTTGTCAGCTCCCTGCTTCTGGTAGGAACCTTGTTGCTCTCGCTCTCTTTATTGATGATTGGAGGAGGAATGCTCATTACTGGGGTAATGATAGAAGTTGAAGAGCTGGTAAGAATTCTATGTTTTATGCTGCTCTGTACTGTTTATGTAGGTTTTTGGCTAGGACTTTCTATTTTACTTTCCATTGTCTTTAAACAGGCATCAACTTCTGCACTTACAGCTATTGGCATATGGTTGTTTTTCACGGTATTCTATCAGATAGTTATCAATATGGTGGTTACCATGCTAACCTCAGGTTCTGGTGAATTGTCTCAAATGCAAGTAATGCACCTCAATGAAATGATATTGAATTTTCTTCGACTTGCACCAAGTCAACTCTATGCAGATGCTACCACTACCTTGTTAATGCCTTCTGTTAGGAGTTTGGGGCCTGTTACTATGGAACAAATGGCTGGGGCCATTCCTTCACCACTTTCAATCAGAGATAGCCTGCTGATTGTTTGGCCACAATTAACAGGGCTGATAGCAGCTACTTTACTTTGCTTTGCCTTTTCTTATTACCTATTTATGAGAAGAGAAATAAGAACCTAA
- a CDS encoding ABC transporter ATP-binding protein — translation MDKQVIALKGLTKKYGTFTAVNELDLTINKGEIFGLLGPNGAGKTTTILMMMGLTEPSAGTAHVCGVNSTNDPIAVKKVVGYMPDNVGFYDNMSALENLMYIGELNGIPRSEVEKDAIAVMEMVGLPEDAIHKKTAAYSRGMKQRLGLAEVLIKKPQVVVLDEPTLGIDPRGVKEFLSLILRLSREKGLTVLLSSHHLHQVQQVCDRVGIFVKGELLIEGDIASLSNRLFSGKSFEVNVTFKNPIDLPWKDETELLQLPSIEEISVDSHDVWISGSEDITPDIVRFLVEKGYPITGVQKKEYGLEDIYQKYFENNIKETINQ, via the coding sequence ATGGATAAGCAGGTAATAGCGTTGAAAGGCCTTACGAAAAAATATGGCACTTTCACTGCGGTTAATGAATTGGATCTCACCATAAATAAAGGCGAAATATTTGGCCTGTTGGGCCCAAATGGGGCAGGAAAGACGACCACTATTCTGATGATGATGGGGCTTACTGAGCCCAGTGCTGGAACGGCTCATGTTTGTGGGGTTAATTCCACCAATGATCCCATAGCTGTAAAAAAAGTCGTGGGCTATATGCCAGACAATGTTGGGTTTTACGATAATATGTCTGCCTTGGAAAACCTGATGTATATCGGGGAATTGAATGGGATTCCACGCAGTGAAGTCGAAAAAGACGCCATAGCCGTAATGGAAATGGTCGGCTTGCCAGAAGATGCCATTCATAAAAAAACAGCAGCCTATTCAAGAGGAATGAAGCAACGCTTAGGTTTGGCAGAAGTGCTTATCAAAAAACCTCAGGTTGTGGTATTGGACGAACCTACTTTAGGTATTGATCCGCGTGGGGTTAAAGAGTTTTTGTCTCTTATTTTACGGTTAAGTAGGGAAAAAGGACTTACAGTTCTGCTTTCATCCCATCACCTTCATCAGGTGCAGCAGGTTTGTGATAGGGTTGGGATTTTTGTGAAAGGTGAACTTCTGATCGAAGGGGATATCGCTTCGCTTTCTAACCGCCTTTTTTCTGGTAAATCCTTTGAGGTAAATGTAACCTTCAAAAACCCCATTGACCTGCCATGGAAAGATGAAACAGAGTTACTTCAGTTACCTTCTATTGAGGAAATTTCCGTTGATTCCCATGATGTTTGGATCTCAGGAAGTGAGGATATTACACCTGATATTGTCCGGTTTTTGGTGGAAAAAGGATATCCTATCACAGGAGTCCAAAAGAAAGAATATGGACTAGAGGATATTTATCAAAAGTATTTTGAAAACAATATAAAGGAGACTATAAATCAATGA
- a CDS encoding COG1470 family protein, whose translation MSAVYLLKKGLRRGKGWFFPLLLVLLFHLHPIAVSAQDSNSESSFTARLFNIEAPVNETFRFQTTLKNNSDKVKVYELNAEAPKGWRLVFKARGSQVTSINLEPGKSESLNVEVKPAHDAAPKKYSFPVFAKSGKDSMELELEAVVEGAYDLELTTPSGRLSGEITEGKNTEIHLKVINRGSLPLNEITLTSNTPSKWEVSFSPSELEELEPGKSADVIATLSVPNKTLAGDYVSKFTAKNSESTSTATYRVTVKTSLLSGGIGILIILIAVGFVYVLIRKFGRR comes from the coding sequence ATGTCAGCCGTTTATTTACTAAAAAAAGGCCTCAGAAGGGGCAAGGGATGGTTTTTTCCATTGTTATTAGTCCTTTTGTTTCACCTTCATCCAATTGCGGTTTCAGCACAAGATTCAAATTCTGAATCCTCGTTTACAGCACGCTTATTCAATATAGAAGCCCCTGTTAATGAGACCTTTCGTTTTCAGACAACCCTAAAAAACAACTCTGACAAGGTAAAGGTATATGAACTCAATGCTGAAGCCCCTAAAGGCTGGAGGCTGGTATTTAAGGCCAGAGGAAGCCAAGTCACCTCTATTAATTTGGAACCTGGTAAATCGGAAAGTCTCAATGTTGAGGTGAAGCCTGCCCATGATGCAGCTCCCAAAAAGTATAGCTTCCCTGTATTCGCAAAATCCGGAAAAGATTCGATGGAACTGGAGCTTGAGGCAGTTGTGGAAGGCGCCTATGATTTAGAGCTAACTACCCCTTCAGGCCGTTTAAGTGGTGAAATTACTGAAGGAAAAAATACTGAAATTCACTTAAAAGTAATCAATAGAGGTTCACTTCCCTTAAATGAAATAACCCTTACTTCGAATACCCCATCAAAATGGGAGGTAAGCTTTTCTCCCTCCGAATTGGAAGAGCTTGAGCCTGGAAAAAGTGCAGATGTGATTGCTACTTTATCAGTTCCTAATAAAACTTTGGCAGGAGATTATGTAAGTAAGTTCACTGCCAAAAACTCAGAAAGCACAAGTACGGCAACCTATAGGGTGACAGTAAAAACATCCCTATTGTCTGGAGGTATCGGTATTTTGATAATATTGATCGCCGTAGGATTTGTTTATGTACTGATTCGAAAGTTCGGAAGAAGATAA
- a CDS encoding LytR/AlgR family response regulator transcription factor: MTDKNNLLNSDFNLLNHNWKKLVLISFCTLFSILFINLYTPFRIDQWEADQGLSQFFRLSGFGIIGGVVIGLSQLIIKPILFKREHKVVHFILWTIAEILVLSLVFYGLYGSHGSNFFSEYFISLKYTFLGLLIPYTLALCFIFIFNKQQESQKQAEPDTFINKIISLKDEYGNNRLSLKSSDILFIEAADNYSIIYYRDSDTIKKEMLRNSLKALSEQLKDFAIKRCHRSYLVNVQNVKLAKKASGKVSLHLEGSVSIVPVSRKFTPEFDHLLH; the protein is encoded by the coding sequence ATGACTGACAAAAATAATCTTTTAAATTCAGATTTTAACCTACTCAACCACAACTGGAAGAAACTGGTTTTGATAAGCTTTTGTACCCTTTTTTCTATCCTCTTCATTAACCTCTATACACCATTCAGGATAGATCAATGGGAGGCAGATCAAGGCCTGTCCCAATTTTTTAGACTTTCAGGGTTTGGAATTATCGGCGGAGTGGTAATAGGTCTATCACAACTGATTATTAAGCCTATATTATTCAAAAGAGAACATAAAGTGGTTCACTTTATCCTCTGGACAATTGCTGAAATTCTGGTATTATCACTTGTTTTCTATGGATTGTATGGCAGCCATGGCTCCAACTTTTTTTCTGAATATTTTATTAGCCTGAAATATACTTTTCTGGGGCTATTGATCCCCTATACTTTGGCTTTATGTTTCATCTTCATTTTTAACAAACAACAGGAAAGCCAAAAACAAGCGGAACCTGACACCTTTATCAATAAGATAATAAGCTTAAAAGATGAATACGGAAACAACAGGTTATCTTTAAAATCATCCGATATACTATTTATCGAAGCGGCAGATAACTATTCAATTATTTATTACAGGGATAGTGACACCATCAAAAAAGAGATGCTTCGGAATTCTTTAAAAGCCCTCTCTGAACAACTTAAAGACTTCGCCATAAAAAGGTGCCATAGATCTTATCTGGTCAATGTGCAAAATGTAAAATTGGCAAAAAAAGCTTCAGGTAAAGTCAGCCTGCACTTGGAAGGCAGCGTGTCAATCGTCCCTGTATCACGCAAATTCACCCCTGAGTTCGATCACTTATTGCACTAA
- a CDS encoding Uma2 family endonuclease, with the protein MEKSKDKVKEPFSAYGSYSYADYLSWQLDEMVELIRGKVFRQAAAAPRRIHEELTVALVTRIHGYLKGGSCKVYTAPFDVRLPVSSRKHKDIDTVVQPDLCVVCNSEKLDELGCVGAPDLVIEILSPGNNKKELQLKYEVYEASGVKEYWVIHPDERTLLIYTLETGNYRPSRLYTMGDRVKSEVLLGFELDLDEVFGEL; encoded by the coding sequence ATGGAAAAGTCAAAAGATAAAGTCAAAGAACCCTTTTCTGCCTATGGAAGCTACTCCTATGCAGACTACCTCTCCTGGCAATTGGATGAGATGGTGGAATTGATTCGGGGAAAAGTATTCAGGCAGGCGGCAGCAGCTCCTCGTAGAATCCATGAAGAACTTACGGTAGCCTTGGTTACGAGAATTCATGGATATTTAAAAGGAGGAAGCTGTAAGGTGTATACCGCCCCCTTTGATGTGCGACTTCCGGTTTCTTCCAGAAAGCACAAGGATATCGATACTGTAGTGCAGCCGGACCTCTGTGTGGTCTGCAATTCGGAAAAGCTGGACGAATTAGGCTGTGTGGGTGCCCCGGACTTGGTCATAGAAATTCTCTCCCCTGGAAATAATAAAAAAGAACTGCAATTGAAATATGAGGTGTATGAGGCCTCCGGAGTCAAGGAATATTGGGTGATCCATCCTGATGAACGCACCTTGTTGATCTATACCCTGGAAACCGGAAATTACCGTCCTTCTCGGTTGTACACCATGGGAGATAGGGTCAAGTCGGAGGTTCTCCTCGGATTTGAATTGGATTTGGATGAGGTGTTTGGGGAATTGTAA
- a CDS encoding Uma2 family endonuclease — protein sequence MEKSKDKVKEPFSAYGSYSYADYLSWQLDEMVELIRGKVFRQAAAAPRRIHQEVSMVLSNTLYQFLKGKTCKVYVAPFDVRLPVSSRKHKDIDTVVQPDLCVVCDREKLDELGCVGAPDLIIEILSPGNNKKELQLKYEVYESSGVKEYWVIHPDERTLLIYTLEGGKYQPSRLFTMGDRVKSQALAGFELDLDEVFGEL from the coding sequence ATGGAAAAGTCAAAAGATAAAGTCAAAGAGCCCTTTTCTGCATATGGAAGCTATTCCTATGCAGATTATCTTTCTTGGCAACTGGATGAGATGGTGGAGCTGATCCGCGGAAAAGTATTCAGGCAGGCGGCTGCAGCGCCTAGAAGGATACACCAAGAAGTTTCTATGGTGCTTTCAAATACGCTTTATCAATTTTTAAAAGGGAAAACCTGCAAAGTATATGTAGCCCCATTTGATGTGCGCCTTCCGGTCTCTTCCAGAAAGCACAAGGATATCGATACCGTAGTGCAGCCAGACCTATGTGTAGTCTGCGATCGGGAAAAACTGGATGAATTGGGTTGTGTGGGTGCTCCGGACCTGATTATAGAGATCCTCTCACCCGGTAACAATAAAAAGGAGCTGCAACTGAAATACGAGGTATACGAGTCCTCCGGAGTGAAGGAATATTGGGTAATCCACCCTGACGAGCGTACCCTGTTAATCTATACCCTTGAAGGAGGAAAATACCAACCTTCCCGCCTATTTACCATGGGAGACCGGGTGAAATCACAGGCGCTTGCTGGGTTTGAGTTAGATTTGGATGAAGTGTTTGGGGAATTGTAA
- a CDS encoding DUF6786 family protein gives MNKYILAFALLSNLSFTISCSERQKDNQTIEDSPNNFLQDKKFLEKFDPNLVELSTADEQAKILVSPKYQGKVFTSTAAGENGESFGWINYKAFEGPLDKHMNAYGGESRLWLGPEGNKYSLYFEPGKKMVFENWHTPAAIDHEPWEKTKAGPREIAMTKSTSITNYQGTEFKLQLQRTVALLEKEEILKNTALTADVSAIKMIGYTTINSIQNTGDFPWTPETGAPCLWVLDMFRPSAKTTIVLPLKPNDSKEGLTTNYFGEIPEERIAITENYLFLKADGLSRGKVGVSPERGLPMAASYDHLNKLLSITTFNISSELPYLNQEWNTDADPFKGDAVNAYNDGPLEDGSQMGPFYELESVSPGAFLSPGQRMEHFHNVYHFTGNEKELNEITQQLLGISIAEINGVFGND, from the coding sequence ATGAACAAATATATCCTTGCTTTTGCCCTTCTCAGCAATTTATCCTTTACTATTTCCTGCTCAGAGCGCCAAAAAGACAATCAGACCATTGAGGACAGTCCAAATAATTTTTTGCAGGACAAAAAGTTTTTAGAGAAATTTGATCCAAATCTTGTGGAGCTAAGTACGGCTGACGAGCAGGCCAAAATCCTGGTATCCCCTAAGTACCAGGGCAAAGTTTTCACCTCTACCGCAGCTGGGGAAAATGGAGAAAGTTTTGGATGGATAAACTATAAAGCATTTGAAGGCCCGTTAGACAAACATATGAATGCCTATGGAGGCGAAAGTCGCCTATGGCTTGGGCCGGAAGGAAACAAGTACTCCCTATATTTTGAGCCGGGAAAAAAAATGGTGTTTGAGAACTGGCACACCCCTGCAGCCATTGACCATGAACCCTGGGAAAAAACCAAGGCTGGCCCGAGGGAAATAGCCATGACCAAATCAACCTCCATTACCAACTATCAGGGAACCGAGTTTAAGTTACAGCTTCAACGTACCGTTGCCCTTCTGGAAAAGGAGGAAATCTTAAAAAACACTGCTTTGACAGCCGATGTTTCTGCCATCAAAATGATAGGCTATACCACCATCAATTCCATTCAAAACACTGGCGATTTCCCATGGACCCCAGAAACCGGAGCCCCCTGCCTTTGGGTTTTGGACATGTTTAGGCCTAGCGCAAAAACCACCATTGTATTGCCTCTCAAGCCAAATGACAGCAAAGAAGGACTTACCACCAACTATTTCGGTGAAATTCCAGAGGAAAGAATTGCCATCACAGAAAATTACTTATTCTTAAAGGCCGATGGCTTAAGCAGAGGCAAAGTGGGAGTATCCCCCGAAAGAGGCCTCCCTATGGCTGCCAGCTATGACCATCTCAACAAATTATTGAGCATCACTACCTTCAATATTTCGTCTGAATTGCCCTACCTTAATCAGGAGTGGAACACCGATGCTGATCCTTTCAAAGGGGATGCGGTCAATGCTTATAATGATGGCCCCTTGGAAGATGGTAGCCAGATGGGTCCCTTTTACGAATTAGAGAGTGTTTCTCCAGGAGCTTTTCTTTCTCCCGGCCAAAGAATGGAGCATTTCCACAACGTATACCACTTTACCGGAAACGAAAAGGAATTAAATGAAATCACCCAGCAATTATTGGGGATTTCTATTGCAGAGATAAATGGGGTGTTTGGTAATGATTAA